Proteins encoded by one window of Mycolicibacterium cosmeticum:
- a CDS encoding GMC family oxidoreductase yields the protein MASETPGETKSTVDVLVIGAGPSGAVVAHTAAAAGLSVMVLEQGDWVNPSDFPANHPEWELLIQHDWSHDPNVRHLPADYPVDVSESDMWPVMFNAVGGSSIFYGAEWPRLVPSDFRVKTLDGVGDDWPISYDDLKPYHDEVDAFIGVSGVDGDTAYPDGLTYPLPPNPLGKAGLKGAQAANALGWHWWPGTNAIASQKFKTLEQCGRWGTCEWGCPQGAKASFDLIYLPQAQKLGADIVTGARVRRVVTDDDTGLATGVEYVDRAGTARFQAARTVVLCANGVGTPRLLLLSAGDRHPNGLANSSDMVGRNLMLHPNCSALGFYDEPLESWRGPAGQLIHSLQFYETDTSRGFVRGSKMHILPTPGPLNAIEAHRQLDFEDLWGPAVHDVARLAQNGILWAANTEDLPELHNRVTLSSELVDGDGLPAPKIEYRISENTRKILKFTVDRMVELHQAAGAVRVLTQEIWVDQPGHLLGTARMGDDPATSVVDSYGRTHDVDNLYIADGSIFVTSGSANPTCTITALALRVAKSVVEQVTARKAHA from the coding sequence ATGGCATCAGAAACTCCCGGTGAAACGAAGTCGACGGTCGACGTGCTCGTGATCGGTGCCGGACCCTCCGGTGCGGTCGTCGCGCACACCGCCGCGGCCGCGGGCCTGAGCGTGATGGTGCTGGAACAGGGTGACTGGGTTAATCCGAGTGACTTCCCGGCAAACCACCCGGAATGGGAACTGCTGATCCAGCACGACTGGTCGCACGATCCCAACGTCCGCCACCTTCCGGCGGACTATCCGGTCGACGTGTCCGAGTCCGATATGTGGCCGGTGATGTTCAACGCCGTCGGCGGCAGTTCGATCTTCTACGGCGCTGAATGGCCACGCCTGGTGCCTTCCGACTTCCGGGTCAAGACCCTCGACGGCGTCGGGGACGACTGGCCGATCTCCTACGATGACCTCAAGCCGTACCACGACGAGGTCGACGCATTCATCGGCGTTTCGGGTGTCGACGGTGACACCGCCTACCCGGACGGCCTGACCTATCCGCTGCCCCCGAATCCGCTCGGGAAGGCCGGGCTCAAGGGTGCCCAGGCGGCCAACGCGCTGGGCTGGCACTGGTGGCCGGGAACCAACGCCATCGCCAGTCAGAAATTCAAAACCCTTGAGCAGTGCGGCCGTTGGGGGACGTGTGAGTGGGGTTGTCCCCAGGGGGCGAAGGCGTCCTTCGACCTGATCTATCTACCTCAGGCGCAGAAGCTCGGTGCCGATATCGTCACCGGCGCCCGGGTCCGCAGGGTGGTGACGGACGACGACACCGGGCTGGCCACCGGCGTGGAATACGTCGACCGCGCCGGCACCGCGCGGTTCCAGGCCGCCCGCACCGTGGTGCTGTGCGCCAACGGGGTTGGTACGCCACGCCTACTACTCCTGTCCGCCGGCGACCGACACCCCAACGGGCTGGCCAACTCGTCGGACATGGTGGGCAGAAATCTCATGCTGCACCCCAATTGCAGTGCGCTGGGGTTCTACGACGAGCCGCTGGAAAGCTGGCGCGGGCCGGCCGGTCAGCTGATCCATTCACTCCAGTTCTACGAAACGGATACCTCCCGCGGCTTCGTGCGCGGTAGCAAGATGCACATCCTGCCGACGCCCGGCCCACTCAACGCCATCGAAGCCCACCGACAACTCGATTTCGAAGACTTGTGGGGTCCGGCGGTTCATGACGTGGCCCGACTGGCGCAGAACGGGATTCTGTGGGCCGCCAATACCGAGGATCTGCCCGAGCTGCACAACCGCGTCACCCTCTCCTCGGAGCTGGTCGACGGGGACGGACTGCCGGCACCGAAAATCGAATACCGGATCAGCGAAAACACCCGCAAGATACTGAAATTCACCGTCGACCGCATGGTCGAACTCCACCAGGCGGCGGGCGCCGTCCGCGTCCTCACCCAGGAGATCTGGGTAGACCAGCCTGGTCACCTGCTGGGCACCGCGCGCATGGGTGACGACCCGGCGACCTCCGTCGTCGACTCGTACGGCCGGACCCACGATGTCGACAACCTGTACATCGCCGACGGCAGCATCTTCGTCACCTCTGGATCCGCCAACCCCACCTGCACCATCACCGCTCTGGCGCTGCGCGTCGCCAAGAGTGTCGTCGAGCAGGTCACGGCCCGAAAGGCACACGCATGA
- a CDS encoding APC family permease, giving the protein MTHTVADDEHHLHKYGYKQELHRALGLFSSFGVQFTSISVGSVVFTTIVVGFGFFGPASFWPFVIGGALQVFGVGLAVAQLVSAFPLSGGVYQIVSRLAPRQQWLAWQGGWWLIIAHTVAVAALSVSMVPFIAGWFGLGELSGTQITLFAIGIIVLVTVVNIAGVKAAALLNNIGVVAEAAIIVMVIVALVVAKYDRAPASVLFDTAGTVGPGGNAPWIGFLFAMILPAYTISSFDATGNAAEETKNAARTAAWGTVLANTAALIGGTIFFYLLVRAIPDVDAVMQSAIPVKLILDSAVGSTLTTIFEAVAIVALMACIAMLQLTAVRVVWSQARDRQMPAAHWLHKLNGNRIPMNATFVVTLISIVVCCWSSLLSVLSAMTALAWALAYGVVVVVGFVAVLRRRLPEHPFNLKAASPFVFAVAIVWSIVLCALLIWSDWLRVGVGMLVAIAIGFGIYALIPSAHRGKLEREGIHD; this is encoded by the coding sequence TTGACCCATACCGTCGCCGACGACGAGCACCATCTGCACAAGTACGGGTACAAGCAGGAACTCCATCGAGCGCTCGGCCTGTTCTCCTCCTTCGGAGTCCAGTTCACCTCGATCTCGGTGGGCTCGGTCGTGTTCACCACGATCGTCGTCGGTTTCGGATTCTTCGGCCCGGCGTCCTTCTGGCCGTTCGTCATCGGCGGCGCCCTGCAGGTTTTCGGAGTGGGTTTGGCTGTGGCTCAGCTGGTTTCGGCCTTTCCGCTCTCCGGTGGGGTCTACCAGATCGTCAGCCGGCTCGCGCCACGGCAACAGTGGCTCGCCTGGCAGGGCGGCTGGTGGCTGATCATCGCCCACACCGTGGCGGTGGCCGCACTGTCGGTCAGCATGGTGCCCTTCATCGCGGGCTGGTTCGGTCTCGGTGAACTGTCCGGGACGCAGATCACGCTGTTCGCCATCGGCATCATCGTCCTGGTCACCGTGGTCAACATCGCCGGCGTGAAGGCCGCCGCGCTGCTCAACAACATCGGTGTGGTCGCCGAGGCGGCGATCATCGTCATGGTCATCGTCGCGCTCGTGGTCGCCAAGTACGACCGCGCACCCGCATCGGTCCTCTTCGACACGGCCGGCACCGTCGGCCCCGGCGGCAACGCCCCCTGGATCGGCTTCCTGTTCGCGATGATCCTGCCGGCGTACACCATCTCCAGCTTCGATGCGACCGGCAACGCGGCCGAGGAGACCAAGAACGCCGCCCGCACCGCCGCGTGGGGCACCGTGCTGGCCAATACCGCGGCACTCATCGGCGGCACCATCTTCTTCTATCTGCTGGTGCGTGCGATCCCCGACGTCGACGCGGTGATGCAAAGCGCCATCCCCGTGAAGCTGATCCTGGATTCGGCCGTGGGCAGCACCCTCACCACCATCTTCGAGGCGGTGGCCATCGTCGCCCTGATGGCCTGCATCGCCATGCTGCAACTGACCGCGGTCCGGGTGGTGTGGTCGCAAGCCCGCGACCGCCAGATGCCCGCGGCGCATTGGCTGCACAAGCTGAACGGCAACCGCATCCCCATGAACGCCACCTTCGTGGTCACCCTGATCTCGATCGTGGTGTGCTGCTGGTCCTCACTGCTGAGCGTGCTCTCGGCGATGACCGCACTGGCGTGGGCACTGGCTTACGGTGTGGTCGTCGTGGTCGGCTTCGTCGCGGTGCTCCGCCGACGGCTGCCCGAGCACCCCTTCAACCTGAAAGCCGCATCCCCCTTCGTATTCGCCGTCGCCATCGTGTGGTCGATCGTGCTGTGCGCCTTGCTGATCTGGTCGGATTGGCTGCGCGTCGGCGTCGGCATGCTGGTGGCCATCGCCATCGGATTCGGCATCTACGCACTCATTCCCTCCGCGCACCGCGGCAAACTGGAACGCGAAGGCATCCACGACTGA
- a CDS encoding acyl-CoA thioesterase gives MTVDHGHPAPAPSAATQRTPDHAITMTVLMSPDMANFSGNVHGGAILKTLDQVAYACASTFARSYVVTLSVDRVLFREAIHVGELVTFSAAINYTGRTSMEVGIRVDTVEPRTGVTRHTNSCYFTMIAVDGDGNPAQVPQLRPRDPLAVRRYEDARRRRRAQRRQFEGEHACEPTE, from the coding sequence ATGACCGTCGATCACGGCCATCCCGCGCCGGCACCGTCGGCCGCGACACAGCGGACTCCCGACCACGCGATCACCATGACCGTTCTGATGTCCCCCGACATGGCGAACTTTTCGGGCAACGTGCACGGCGGTGCCATCCTGAAGACCCTCGATCAGGTGGCGTACGCGTGCGCGAGCACCTTCGCGCGCAGTTACGTGGTGACCCTGTCGGTGGACCGGGTGCTCTTTCGCGAGGCCATCCATGTCGGTGAACTGGTCACCTTCTCTGCGGCGATCAACTACACCGGACGCACATCGATGGAAGTGGGCATCAGGGTCGACACCGTCGAACCCCGCACGGGCGTCACCCGCCACACCAACAGCTGCTATTTCACCATGATCGCGGTAGACGGCGACGGTAATCCCGCTCAGGTGCCACAGTTGAGGCCGCGCGACCCCCTTGCCGTACGTCGTTACGAAGACGCGCGCCGACGCCGGCGCGCCCAGCGGCGTCAGTTCGAAGGCGAGCACGCCTGCGAACCCACCGAGTGA
- a CDS encoding SDR family NAD(P)-dependent oxidoreductase: MTSPVTIVTGASSGIGAATAQLLARKGHAVALLARDEAALRDVAATLPAGTPQLVRPCDVTAPQQVAEAVAAVVEELGTPFGLVNAAGVCVPSPLPQTSTADWDTTLAVNLTGTFLMCQAVAPHMCASSEVGSIVNFGSEAGSIGMPHYSAYCASKAGVLGLTRALAAELAPAVRVNALCPGPVDTPMLRSEFALTGDVDKAYRAEVDRVPLRAIATAAEVADAAVWLLHAGGATGTALALDGGTTVACYGAAPHQH, encoded by the coding sequence ATGACATCACCCGTAACCATCGTCACGGGAGCCTCCTCCGGGATCGGCGCGGCCACGGCCCAACTGCTGGCCAGGAAAGGCCACGCGGTCGCGCTGTTGGCGCGCGACGAGGCGGCGCTGCGTGACGTTGCGGCCACCCTGCCCGCCGGCACACCGCAACTGGTCCGGCCCTGCGATGTGACGGCACCCCAGCAAGTCGCCGAGGCGGTCGCCGCCGTCGTGGAAGAACTGGGAACACCGTTCGGACTGGTCAATGCCGCGGGCGTCTGCGTGCCCAGCCCGTTACCGCAGACCAGCACGGCAGACTGGGACACGACCCTGGCGGTCAACCTCACCGGCACATTTCTGATGTGCCAAGCCGTCGCCCCTCACATGTGCGCCTCGAGCGAGGTGGGGAGCATCGTGAACTTCGGCTCCGAAGCCGGGTCGATCGGCATGCCGCACTATTCCGCGTACTGCGCCAGCAAGGCCGGTGTTCTCGGCCTCACCAGGGCGCTGGCGGCCGAGCTGGCTCCGGCGGTGCGGGTGAACGCCTTGTGCCCGGGACCGGTCGACACTCCGATGCTGCGCAGCGAATTCGCGTTGACCGGGGATGTCGACAAGGCCTACCGAGCGGAGGTCGACCGGGTTCCGTTGCGTGCCATCGCGACCGCAGCCGAGGTGGCCGACGCCGCGGTCTGGCTGTTGCACGCCGGTGGCGCCACGGGTACCGCGCTCGCGCTCGACGGCGGAACCACCGTGGCCTGCTACGGCGCCGCGCCGCACCAACACTAG
- a CDS encoding aldehyde dehydrogenase (NADP(+)), translating into MTYAAGVDPRTANPLPAVTEETSEQQVDNIAERAATACAGLEAMGRHGRGELLDTMADAVERHRDELVETAALETGFTTGKLEGELTRAGYQLRFFADVIRDGGYLEATIDRARTTPMGPRPDLRRLLLPIGPVAVFGASNFPFAFSVLGGDTASALAAGCPVVVKAHASHPATSKLSFDVLAEAIAGTPAPVAALGIVYGREAGARLVAHPAIRAVGFTGSLGGGNALLDIINRRPDPIPFYGELSSINPVIVTPTAAAERGEAIAADLVTSFTLGAGQLCTKPGLVLVPDNAGGDALVRAVDKAVAEVASAPLLNERIFDSYRSGTRELREHPRVSALGAPDENPAAGFTVEPMAFETGIDDLHEGLVTEIFGPVTVLVRYPAAHPDVATRSALAVLPYSLTATIIHAAGEDELLARLTDITRPAAGRIVYNGFPTGVAVSWAQTHGGPWPSTNSLHTSVGATAIRRFLRPVTYQNAPESILPEELRDGYEAIVRRLDGVVTLPG; encoded by the coding sequence ATGACCTACGCCGCCGGCGTCGATCCCCGCACCGCGAACCCGCTTCCGGCAGTCACCGAAGAAACCTCCGAGCAGCAGGTCGACAACATCGCCGAGCGCGCCGCGACCGCGTGCGCCGGCCTGGAAGCCATGGGCCGGCACGGCCGAGGTGAGCTGCTCGACACCATGGCCGACGCGGTGGAGCGGCACCGCGACGAACTCGTCGAGACTGCCGCGCTCGAGACCGGCTTCACCACAGGAAAACTCGAGGGTGAACTGACTCGCGCCGGGTATCAACTCCGATTCTTCGCCGACGTGATCCGGGACGGCGGCTACCTCGAAGCGACCATCGACCGGGCGCGCACCACACCGATGGGTCCGCGGCCGGATCTGCGGCGGCTGCTGCTACCGATCGGCCCGGTCGCAGTCTTCGGGGCCAGCAACTTTCCCTTCGCGTTCTCGGTGCTGGGCGGGGACACCGCCTCCGCGCTCGCCGCCGGATGCCCGGTTGTGGTGAAGGCGCATGCGTCCCACCCGGCCACCTCCAAACTGTCCTTCGACGTGTTGGCCGAGGCGATCGCCGGCACGCCGGCACCCGTTGCCGCACTGGGCATCGTGTACGGGCGCGAGGCCGGCGCTCGGCTGGTCGCTCATCCCGCCATCCGGGCCGTCGGCTTCACCGGTTCGCTCGGCGGCGGAAATGCTCTGTTGGACATCATCAACCGCCGCCCGGACCCGATCCCCTTCTACGGCGAGTTGAGCAGCATCAATCCGGTGATCGTCACCCCGACGGCCGCCGCGGAACGCGGCGAGGCGATCGCAGCAGATCTGGTCACCTCATTCACCCTCGGAGCCGGCCAGCTGTGCACCAAACCGGGGCTGGTCCTGGTTCCCGACAACGCCGGCGGTGATGCCCTGGTGCGCGCCGTCGACAAAGCCGTGGCGGAAGTGGCTTCCGCTCCCCTGCTCAACGAGCGCATCTTCGACAGTTACCGCAGCGGGACACGGGAACTGCGCGAGCATCCGCGCGTGTCCGCCCTGGGCGCTCCCGACGAGAACCCCGCCGCCGGCTTCACCGTCGAGCCGATGGCCTTCGAGACCGGTATCGATGATCTGCACGAAGGTCTGGTCACCGAGATCTTCGGCCCGGTCACCGTCCTGGTGCGTTATCCGGCAGCCCATCCTGACGTTGCCACCCGTTCGGCGCTCGCCGTGCTGCCGTACTCGTTGACGGCCACCATCATTCACGCTGCCGGCGAGGACGAGTTGCTGGCCCGGCTCACCGACATCACCCGGCCGGCGGCCGGGCGCATCGTCTACAACGGCTTCCCCACCGGGGTCGCGGTCTCGTGGGCCCAGACGCACGGCGGACCGTGGCCGTCGACGAACTCGCTGCACACCTCCGTCGGTGCCACCGCGATCCGCCGCTTCCTGCGCCCGGTGACCTACCAGAACGCCCCGGAATCGATTCTGCCCGAAGAGCTACGTGACGGCTACGAGGCCATCGTGCGCCGGCTCGACGGCGTCGTGACGCTGCCAGGCTGA
- a CDS encoding aldehyde dehydrogenase family protein, with translation MAFTAPALPTVANLINGQWVDGSGSEILTVLNPGTGAELTSFSSSTAEDVDRAVAAARAAQPAWAALSARQRSVALHAIADEFVSRLPEFIGLEVLDAGKPVTAATEEELPDIADSVRHFAGAARVLSGQAAGEYVPGTTTFVRREPLGVVAGVTPWNYPLWQAVWKIMPALAVGNTVVIKPAEITPLSTVAFAAMAQRHLPAGVLNVVNGHGSVVGAALAAHPGVNLVSFTGSTVTGRKIAAAAAQHPTRAILELGGNAPVIVFDDVDVDSAAESITGAALYNAGQECMAATRLIIAEPVAERFLDAIVANLAKVRLGDPTDESTTLGPLISADQRDRAEKLIANRPASSTLRYGGKRPDRPGFYLEPTLITGLSQDDDLVQQEIFAPVMTAQTFTTESEAITLANGVDFGLAGSVWTRDIGRGLRVVNALDYGNVWINNHLVVAPDLPIGGLNASGYGKEGGQLGIEEFTRVKQIGISLT, from the coding sequence ATGGCATTCACCGCCCCCGCCCTGCCCACCGTCGCCAATCTGATCAACGGCCAGTGGGTGGACGGTTCCGGCTCCGAGATCCTGACCGTTTTGAATCCGGGCACCGGTGCGGAATTGACCAGCTTCTCGTCCTCCACCGCCGAGGATGTCGATCGTGCGGTGGCCGCGGCCCGCGCCGCGCAACCGGCGTGGGCCGCACTCTCGGCCCGGCAGAGATCGGTGGCGCTACACGCGATTGCGGACGAATTCGTCAGCCGCCTGCCGGAATTCATCGGCCTGGAAGTTCTCGACGCCGGCAAGCCGGTGACCGCCGCCACCGAGGAGGAACTGCCGGACATCGCCGATTCGGTGCGCCACTTCGCCGGCGCCGCCCGGGTACTCAGCGGTCAGGCAGCCGGTGAATACGTACCCGGCACCACGACATTCGTGCGCCGCGAACCGCTCGGCGTCGTCGCCGGTGTCACACCGTGGAACTACCCGCTGTGGCAGGCGGTCTGGAAGATCATGCCCGCGCTGGCCGTCGGCAACACCGTGGTCATCAAACCTGCCGAGATCACGCCGCTGTCCACCGTGGCATTCGCCGCCATGGCTCAACGGCACCTACCGGCCGGTGTGCTCAACGTCGTCAACGGCCACGGCAGCGTTGTGGGTGCGGCGCTGGCCGCGCACCCCGGCGTCAACCTGGTGTCGTTCACCGGATCGACCGTCACCGGCCGCAAGATCGCCGCGGCCGCGGCGCAGCATCCCACCCGGGCGATCCTCGAACTCGGTGGTAACGCACCGGTCATCGTCTTCGACGACGTCGATGTCGACTCCGCCGCCGAGAGCATCACCGGTGCCGCGCTCTACAACGCCGGCCAGGAGTGCATGGCAGCCACCAGGCTCATCATCGCCGAACCGGTCGCCGAGCGGTTCCTGGACGCCATCGTGGCCAACCTCGCGAAGGTCAGACTGGGCGACCCGACCGATGAGTCCACCACGCTGGGACCACTGATCTCGGCCGACCAACGTGACCGCGCCGAAAAGCTGATCGCCAATCGACCCGCCTCCTCGACCTTGCGGTACGGCGGCAAGCGACCGGACCGGCCCGGCTTCTACCTGGAGCCCACGCTCATCACCGGCCTCAGCCAGGACGACGACCTCGTGCAGCAGGAGATCTTCGCGCCGGTCATGACCGCGCAGACTTTCACCACCGAATCCGAGGCGATCACACTGGCCAACGGCGTCGACTTCGGCCTGGCCGGATCGGTGTGGACCCGTGATATCGGACGCGGGCTGCGCGTGGTCAACGCCCTCGACTACGGCAACGTCTGGATCAACAACCACCTCGTCGTCGCGCCCGATCTGCCGATCGGGGGCCTGAACGCATCCGGCTACGGCAAAGAGGGTGGGCAACTCGGCATCGAGGAATTCACCCGCGTCAAGCAGATCGGCATCAGCCTGACCTGA
- a CDS encoding heme-binding protein, producing MELPTDSSGWLELFESVLAEENTIDFDRFTYDDAWDLGTAMASRAVASSLPVAIAIHFGEQKVFHRALSGSSATNDDWLMRKFRAVAKHNCSSFAMACKHRASDSDYFVEGGYDPAFIALAGGAVPLRVRGSLIGAVGVSGLAGEDDHRFVVDALLAFRR from the coding sequence ATGGAACTACCCACCGACTCGTCGGGATGGCTCGAGCTCTTCGAGTCCGTTCTGGCAGAAGAGAACACCATCGACTTCGACCGATTCACCTACGACGACGCATGGGACCTCGGCACCGCAATGGCGTCAAGAGCAGTGGCGTCGTCGCTGCCGGTCGCCATCGCCATCCACTTCGGCGAGCAAAAGGTGTTCCATCGCGCCTTGAGTGGCTCGTCGGCCACGAATGACGACTGGCTGATGCGCAAGTTCCGCGCCGTCGCCAAGCACAACTGCTCGTCCTTCGCCATGGCCTGTAAACACCGGGCGAGCGACTCCGACTACTTCGTCGAAGGCGGATACGATCCCGCGTTCATCGCATTGGCCGGCGGTGCGGTACCGCTGCGCGTGCGCGGATCGCTGATCGGCGCGGTGGGCGTCTCGGGACTCGCCGGCGAGGACGACCACCGTTTCGTCGTCGACGCACTGCTCGCCTTCCGTCGCTAG
- a CDS encoding LLM class flavin-dependent oxidoreductase: MAPRVPRSRSTAEPPWPATAPRRTNTRHPATQETTLTLKQALNVPNVGNADAIVELAVQAEAAGWDGFFVWDTLQTEAATPVDVLDPAAVLAAIAVSTSRIALGPMVIALPRRRPWKVAKEIITIDHLAGGRVIAGFGLGAPPKEEFADFGEPTDLRARAELLDEGLAIIDAMFAGQKLDHDGPAYRVHAHLSPRGFQRPRPPIWVASIGTNRGPVARARRWDGVFTLTEDFQGLTPGDVHAWRDRVGREDSYVITTTARAGIRSRDLEAAGLNWRVSEPPHLHNDWITDLRPLVLAGPDASDF, encoded by the coding sequence GTGGCGCCACGGGTACCGCGCTCGCGCTCGACGGCGGAACCACCGTGGCCTGCTACGGCGCCGCGCCGCACCAACACTAGACACCCGGCAACACAGGAGACCACCCTGACTCTCAAACAGGCACTCAACGTACCCAACGTCGGAAATGCCGACGCCATCGTCGAATTGGCAGTGCAAGCCGAGGCGGCCGGGTGGGACGGGTTCTTCGTCTGGGACACCCTGCAAACCGAGGCCGCCACGCCCGTCGACGTGCTCGACCCGGCGGCGGTTCTGGCCGCGATCGCCGTATCGACCTCCCGCATCGCGCTCGGTCCGATGGTCATCGCGCTCCCTCGTCGCCGGCCCTGGAAGGTCGCCAAGGAGATCATCACCATCGACCATCTGGCTGGTGGCCGCGTCATCGCCGGATTCGGTTTGGGGGCACCCCCCAAGGAGGAGTTCGCCGACTTCGGTGAGCCGACCGACCTGCGCGCCCGCGCCGAGTTACTGGACGAGGGCCTTGCCATCATCGACGCGATGTTCGCCGGCCAGAAGCTCGACCATGACGGGCCCGCCTACCGGGTGCATGCGCACCTGAGCCCCAGGGGGTTCCAGCGACCACGGCCACCGATCTGGGTGGCGTCCATCGGCACCAACCGCGGACCGGTGGCGCGCGCCCGCCGATGGGACGGGGTGTTCACCCTCACCGAGGACTTCCAGGGACTCACCCCGGGCGATGTCCATGCGTGGCGGGACCGGGTCGGCCGCGAGGACTCGTACGTCATCACCACCACCGCGCGTGCCGGCATCCGATCCCGCGATCTCGAGGCCGCCGGGCTGAACTGGCGCGTCAGCGAACCACCGCACCTGCACAACGACTGGATCACCGACCTGCGCCCACTCGTCCTGGCGGGGCCCGACGCGTCGGACTTCTGA